A window from Polynucleobacter sp. MWH-UH25E encodes these proteins:
- a CDS encoding SulP family inorganic anion transporter: protein MIIFHPKILGSLKGYNRSLFTKDVLAGITVGIVALPLAMAFAIASGLKPEAGIFTAIVAGGLISLLGGSRVQIGGPAGAFIVIVYGIVERYGIPNLMLATAMSGVLLFLMGVFRLGTLVRFIPIAVIIGFTNGIACLIGLSQIKDFFGLTIEKMPAQFFPMVQALYAAADTVNIVALGLASTSLIIIVIWKLIQKKLGWLGHLPGTVVAMAIATVVTGLFNLPVDTIGSRFGGIPSSLPHFEWIPISWGTAQYMVTPALTLALLGAIESLLCARVADGLIHDRHDSNQELMAQGVANLVSPFFGGMPATGTIARTVTNIESGGTTPIAGIVHACTLLIVVLFAAPLAKDIPLASLAAILMYVAWNMGEWRKFVDLKQFRLPYRLTILSVFLLTVILDLTVAVQVGLLFAFITFIYRISSLSRCELADIQHYPALENHQGRIDAYRIYGAIFFGAVKLLEKIEQKLPSQILLLDLKNVIYIDTSGMEAITELAHLCKIRNIKLIICGLDHQPHEMAQRSGYLQTLESDCLYPDLVSGISAVTHS, encoded by the coding sequence ATGATCATTTTTCACCCAAAAATTCTGGGCTCCCTTAAAGGCTATAACCGCAGTCTTTTTACTAAAGATGTATTAGCCGGAATTACGGTTGGCATTGTTGCCCTACCCTTAGCAATGGCATTTGCAATTGCTAGTGGCCTCAAACCAGAAGCCGGCATCTTTACCGCGATTGTTGCTGGCGGACTCATCTCTCTTCTTGGCGGTAGCCGTGTACAGATCGGTGGACCAGCTGGCGCATTTATTGTGATTGTGTATGGCATCGTAGAGCGCTACGGCATTCCAAACCTAATGCTTGCCACTGCAATGTCTGGGGTACTACTATTTCTTATGGGAGTTTTTAGGTTAGGCACTTTGGTGCGCTTCATTCCCATCGCGGTCATCATTGGCTTTACCAACGGAATCGCTTGTTTGATTGGGCTTTCTCAAATCAAAGATTTTTTTGGTCTCACCATTGAGAAAATGCCTGCGCAATTTTTTCCCATGGTGCAGGCACTTTATGCCGCCGCTGATACAGTCAACATCGTAGCTCTAGGTCTTGCTAGCACAAGTCTGATCATTATTGTGATCTGGAAACTCATTCAGAAAAAATTAGGGTGGCTTGGTCATCTTCCTGGCACGGTTGTAGCAATGGCAATTGCTACTGTGGTCACAGGCTTATTCAACCTGCCGGTAGATACGATTGGCAGTCGCTTTGGCGGCATTCCATCAAGCTTGCCGCATTTTGAGTGGATCCCAATTAGCTGGGGTACTGCGCAGTATATGGTCACACCCGCCCTAACTCTTGCCTTGCTAGGTGCAATTGAATCTTTGCTCTGCGCACGCGTTGCTGATGGCTTGATTCATGATCGCCATGACTCGAACCAAGAGCTGATGGCACAAGGCGTAGCGAATTTAGTCAGCCCATTTTTTGGCGGGATGCCAGCAACCGGCACGATTGCCAGGACAGTCACCAATATTGAAAGTGGCGGAACAACACCAATCGCTGGAATTGTGCATGCTTGCACGCTATTAATCGTAGTGCTGTTTGCTGCCCCATTAGCAAAAGATATTCCCTTGGCAAGTCTGGCAGCTATTCTGATGTACGTTGCATGGAATATGGGTGAGTGGCGTAAGTTTGTTGATCTCAAACAGTTTCGCTTACCTTATCGTCTCACGATTCTGAGCGTATTCTTGCTCACAGTCATCCTCGACCTTACTGTCGCAGTTCAAGTGGGGTTGCTCTTTGCTTTTATTACCTTCATCTACCGCATATCCAGCTTGTCACGGTGCGAACTAGCTGATATTCAGCACTATCCAGCACTAGAAAACCATCAAGGCCGAATTGATGCCTACCGTATTTATGGCGCAATCTTTTTTGGCGCAGTAAAACTCCTTGAGAAAATTGAGCAAAAGCTGCCATCACAAATATTGCTTCTAGATTTAAAGAACGTAATTTACATCGATACCTCTGGAATGGAAGCCATTACCGAACTAGCGCATTTATGCAAAATTCGGAATATCAAACTCATCATCTGCGGCCTTGACCATCAACCGCATGAAATGGCACAACGCAGCGGCTATCTACAGACCCTAGAATCAGATTGCTTGTATCCAGATCTGGTTTCCGGAATTTCCGCCGTAACGCATTCCTAA
- a CDS encoding DUF2177 family protein has translation MLKYFGVYLSFLACLLTVDLVWLLGIAKNLYRDEMGDLMASEPKLFAALAFYLIYALGVCVFVIIPAMSKQSCGDALIYGALFGLFCYMTYDLTNLAVIRNFPTKLAFIDIAWGSFVTALCSGIAYWVGNRFH, from the coding sequence TTGCTCAAATATTTTGGGGTCTACCTATCGTTTCTAGCCTGCCTATTGACGGTCGATTTAGTCTGGTTGTTAGGGATTGCAAAAAACCTCTATCGCGATGAAATGGGTGATTTGATGGCTAGCGAACCAAAACTCTTCGCAGCCTTAGCTTTCTATTTGATATATGCCCTTGGGGTGTGTGTTTTTGTAATTATTCCAGCCATGTCAAAACAGTCCTGCGGTGATGCTCTGATATACGGGGCTTTATTCGGCCTATTCTGCTACATGACCTACGACCTGACAAATCTTGCCGTCATTCGAAACTTTCCAACTAAGCTGGCATTCATTGATATTGCCTGGGGATCTTTTGTGACCGCCCTCTGTTCTGGCATTGCCTATTGGGTAGGCAATCGATTCCACTAA
- a CDS encoding universal stress protein, with translation MFKHLLVPVDGSDISKKSLKKVAELAKADGAAVTLVYVSDPLPPLVYSDSTMGYGISAKEHKTACEAYAKDVFKKAATALGASIKAKTLHIANTNLSEGILDGAKKAKADVIVMASHKRTGIKGILLGSETHEVIVHSKLPVLVLG, from the coding sequence ATGTTTAAGCATTTATTGGTACCGGTAGACGGTTCAGATATCAGTAAAAAGTCACTCAAAAAGGTGGCTGAACTTGCTAAGGCAGATGGCGCAGCCGTGACTTTAGTTTATGTATCCGATCCCCTGCCGCCTTTGGTCTATTCCGATAGCACTATGGGTTATGGAATTTCTGCTAAAGAGCATAAAACCGCTTGTGAGGCTTATGCAAAAGATGTCTTTAAAAAGGCGGCAACCGCTTTAGGGGCTAGCATTAAAGCAAAGACTTTGCATATTGCAAACACTAATCTATCTGAAGGTATTTTGGATGGGGCGAAGAAGGCGAAGGCTGATGTGATTGTGATGGCCTCTCATAAGCGAACTGGCATCAAAGGCATCTTACTAGGAAGTGAAACACATGAAGTGATCGTGCACTCGAAGTTACCAGTATTGGTATTGGGTTAA
- a CDS encoding M23 family metallopeptidase, with translation MGFSTLAQSQTNQPRKKVTVQSTKQIGFKDKSAGANTKGSSMSLNPELFQRKNPNELILDNDANLDYRVVQGCLRRNFNEDNLPASIGIDNRQFSEFFKSQTKAFFDRMRGDCIPYAAAFTTRNRFDSLSIMNGPIQDSKTEVWTFTPSAFGGFLLQQDLLKNESKNLSEIRVPLKEVLYDQRKLGDKLPVELVWELNSIIKQIYPEDNNSLENTNSIVRLIVDFGDRERWAQIWAVEITDPSNNEIFSSAFWVSRNDIPGAFFTGNGEALERSFWTNPLSYRRISRGVGMVRAGSIKRSKANTTVTKPAQPTQAKQRYRAHMGIDYAAPIGTPIFSVADGKVVHLGFSGAFGNLIVLEHPGGYHTYYAHLSNYNNELELGNEVRRGFEIGYVGSTGRSTGPHLHFELRKDGIYVDPYASKTQLDLWSMRDNESGQLTREILLLGSPIKR, from the coding sequence ATGGGCTTCAGCACCTTGGCGCAATCTCAAACAAACCAGCCTCGTAAAAAGGTGACGGTCCAGAGCACTAAGCAAATTGGTTTTAAAGATAAATCTGCTGGGGCTAATACCAAAGGTTCGAGCATGAGCTTAAACCCTGAGCTCTTTCAACGGAAAAATCCGAATGAACTCATTCTTGATAATGATGCCAACTTAGACTATCGGGTAGTTCAAGGCTGCCTGCGCCGCAACTTCAACGAAGATAATCTTCCCGCTTCGATTGGGATCGACAACCGTCAATTCTCAGAGTTTTTCAAAAGCCAAACAAAAGCATTCTTCGATCGTATGCGCGGAGATTGTATTCCTTACGCTGCTGCTTTTACCACTCGCAATCGCTTTGACTCCCTAAGCATCATGAATGGCCCTATTCAGGATAGCAAAACAGAAGTTTGGACTTTCACACCATCCGCATTTGGTGGGTTTTTACTTCAACAAGATTTATTAAAGAATGAATCTAAAAACCTCTCTGAGATTCGGGTGCCCCTCAAAGAAGTTTTATATGATCAGCGCAAGTTGGGCGATAAATTGCCAGTTGAATTGGTGTGGGAGCTCAACTCCATCATCAAGCAGATTTACCCTGAAGATAATAATTCCCTTGAAAACACAAACAGCATCGTTCGCTTAATTGTTGATTTTGGCGATCGCGAAAGATGGGCGCAGATTTGGGCCGTCGAAATCACCGACCCAAGCAATAATGAAATCTTTTCTAGCGCATTTTGGGTCAGCCGCAATGATATTCCGGGTGCATTCTTTACTGGCAACGGCGAAGCGTTAGAGCGCTCATTCTGGACCAACCCGCTAAGTTACCGACGCATCTCACGAGGGGTAGGCATGGTTCGGGCAGGTAGCATAAAGCGATCTAAAGCTAATACTACTGTAACCAAGCCAGCCCAACCAACCCAAGCAAAACAACGCTATCGTGCCCACATGGGTATCGACTATGCCGCCCCTATTGGAACGCCAATTTTTAGCGTTGCTGATGGCAAGGTAGTACACCTTGGTTTTAGCGGAGCTTTTGGCAATCTGATTGTTTTAGAGCATCCTGGCGGTTATCACACTTACTATGCTCACCTAAGCAACTACAACAATGAACTGGAATTAGGAAATGAAGTGAGAAGAGGTTTTGAAATCGGTTATGTTGGTTCAACTGGTAGATCAACAGGGCCCCACCTCCACTTTGAACTCAGGAAAGATGGTATCTACGTTGACCCCTATGCCTCAAAAACTCAACTGGATTTATGGTCTATGCGTGACAATGAAAGTGGTCAGCTAACAAGAGAAATTTTGTTACTAGGAAGTCCGATAAAACGCTAA
- a CDS encoding mandelate racemase/muconate lactonizing enzyme family protein, translating into MPIIESVQVASVAVPLDKVTSFSTRTVSERHYCLVKIRGKDGNEGIGFCYVGSAGGDIAKIAVEQLLAPKLIGQNSHRSEGLWMDMYNESILQGRAGAVMRGISILDTALWDLNARAAGLPLHHYLGSVVDDRVPAYASGGYYLDGKTPAKLGKEMESYVKQGFKAVKMKVGRLSPVEEEARVKAARKAIGEDILLTLDANNAWRDLPTALEYVRRFEAYNPYWIEEPFSPDAIDLHAALARQTTINVATGEMEAGRWRFRELIDAGGAAILQSDAAVCGGITEWRRISAYADAKGITVCPHWMHDLHAPLVAATPNARFVEFFLDDQVLNFRRLINKQLTFKNGDLILHKTPGLGFEFDEAAIKRYAGKDAWKKISK; encoded by the coding sequence ATGCCGATCATCGAATCAGTCCAGGTTGCATCAGTAGCGGTGCCGCTGGATAAAGTCACCTCATTTTCAACTCGGACCGTATCTGAGCGTCACTATTGTCTCGTCAAGATTCGTGGCAAAGATGGAAATGAGGGCATTGGTTTTTGTTATGTCGGTAGCGCAGGTGGGGATATTGCCAAGATCGCGGTTGAGCAGCTCTTAGCTCCCAAATTAATTGGTCAAAATAGCCATCGTAGTGAAGGCTTGTGGATGGATATGTATAACGAATCCATTTTGCAGGGGCGTGCTGGCGCGGTAATGCGCGGTATCTCTATTTTGGATACTGCCTTGTGGGATTTAAATGCCCGCGCTGCTGGTTTGCCTCTTCACCATTATTTAGGATCCGTGGTGGATGATCGTGTGCCTGCGTATGCCAGTGGCGGTTATTACTTAGACGGTAAAACTCCCGCAAAACTTGGAAAAGAAATGGAGTCCTATGTAAAGCAGGGCTTCAAAGCGGTAAAGATGAAGGTAGGAAGGCTTTCTCCGGTCGAGGAAGAGGCTCGTGTAAAGGCTGCTCGTAAAGCAATTGGCGAAGATATTTTGCTTACTCTCGATGCGAATAATGCTTGGCGCGATCTACCAACAGCGCTGGAGTATGTCAGACGCTTTGAGGCTTACAACCCTTATTGGATTGAGGAGCCTTTCTCGCCAGATGCAATTGATCTACATGCTGCTTTAGCTCGTCAAACTACTATCAACGTTGCTACTGGCGAAATGGAAGCGGGCCGTTGGCGCTTTAGAGAGCTAATTGATGCGGGTGGCGCCGCCATTTTGCAATCCGATGCAGCCGTATGTGGTGGCATTACTGAGTGGCGCCGTATCTCTGCTTATGCGGATGCAAAGGGTATTACCGTGTGCCCACATTGGATGCATGATTTGCATGCCCCATTAGTGGCGGCGACTCCAAATGCAAGGTTCGTAGAGTTTTTCTTGGATGATCAAGTTTTAAATTTCCGTCGCTTAATCAACAAACAGCTGACTTTTAAGAATGGCGATTTGATCCTGCACAAAACGCCTGGTTTGGGTTTTGAGTTTGATGAAGCGGCTATCAAGAGGTACGCCGGTAAAGATGCTTGGAAAAAGATTTCGAAGTAG
- a CDS encoding TRAP transporter fused permease subunit, whose translation MNQNVIDNETQEKLDAFIKQEEGDSNDYKGLLAKFITLVAVGMSLFHLYAAYSIVPTQQLRVIHVALVLFLVFLSFPIAARFKNRLMPWDIVFAIGSIAISYYILSGGDDFMDRNTAPNPTDVMVGIALILLILESVRRTNGMILVSVTILFLLYALFGNYLPAPWTHKGYDLDRLVGYMYMTLEGIYGTAVDVSATLIILFTIFGAFLQFTGAGKFFIDFSFAAMGGKSSGVGRTIVMSSFLLGGPSGSGVATTVTVGSVAAPMLEKVGYEKNAAGGLLAAGGLGAIISPPVLGAAAFLIADFLKISYLDVLLMATIPTILFYLGLFVMVEIDVRKYGMKNIHFESVETAWQLTKKYWFHFFSLISIVVFMLLGFSPVMAVFWATVVSALSSMLREDTAIIPWAWFKGKEPILSGLYNSNLTKALASGSTGVLAIAATCAGAGLIVGTVTLTGLGLKFSSIVIQYAGGSLLLTTIFTALVVWIVGLAVPVTASYIICAVIAAPALINLGVPAFAAHMFIFYYAVLSEVSPPTALSPFAAAAICKGNPYKTTLQTWKYVAPAILVPFMFVLDKSGVSLLLMGSTDALEKADWMQIAWVSFTAVVGIICLAGGLQGWFIEKTKVFERVIMVASGVALAYPSTEADLVGFIGFGLVIITQTIRHFKLRPKSV comes from the coding sequence ATGAATCAAAACGTCATCGATAACGAGACCCAAGAAAAGCTAGACGCGTTTATCAAGCAAGAAGAAGGCGACTCTAATGACTACAAAGGTTTATTAGCTAAGTTCATCACCTTGGTTGCAGTCGGCATGTCTCTGTTTCACCTATATGCCGCTTACTCTATCGTACCAACCCAGCAATTACGTGTTATTCACGTTGCGCTGGTTCTATTTTTAGTATTTTTGAGCTTCCCAATCGCAGCTCGCTTCAAGAATCGCCTAATGCCTTGGGACATTGTGTTTGCAATCGGATCTATCGCGATTTCTTATTACATACTCAGTGGTGGCGATGATTTCATGGATCGCAACACCGCACCTAACCCAACAGATGTCATGGTGGGAATCGCCCTGATTTTGCTCATCCTTGAAAGCGTCCGTCGCACAAACGGCATGATCTTGGTTAGCGTCACTATCTTGTTCTTACTATATGCACTATTTGGAAATTACTTACCAGCACCATGGACCCATAAAGGCTACGATCTCGATCGCCTAGTGGGCTATATGTATATGACGCTAGAAGGCATATACGGAACAGCCGTAGACGTCTCTGCAACGCTGATTATTCTCTTCACTATTTTTGGCGCCTTCCTTCAATTTACTGGCGCAGGCAAATTCTTTATCGACTTTTCATTTGCAGCCATGGGTGGCAAGTCCTCAGGCGTTGGCAGAACGATTGTCATGTCCTCCTTCTTATTGGGTGGCCCATCTGGCTCAGGTGTTGCCACTACAGTTACTGTTGGCTCAGTTGCTGCACCGATGTTAGAAAAAGTGGGATACGAGAAAAATGCGGCGGGCGGATTATTGGCCGCAGGTGGATTGGGTGCGATTATTTCTCCGCCAGTATTGGGCGCTGCCGCATTCCTGATTGCGGACTTCCTCAAAATCTCCTACCTCGATGTTCTCTTGATGGCTACCATTCCGACCATCTTGTTCTATCTTGGTTTGTTTGTCATGGTAGAAATTGATGTGCGCAAATATGGAATGAAGAATATTCATTTTGAATCCGTTGAAACTGCTTGGCAGCTCACCAAAAAATATTGGTTCCATTTCTTCTCGCTGATTTCTATCGTGGTATTTATGCTGTTGGGCTTCTCTCCAGTGATGGCCGTGTTCTGGGCAACTGTCGTCTCAGCACTATCGAGCATGTTGCGCGAAGATACCGCCATCATTCCATGGGCATGGTTTAAAGGAAAAGAACCAATTCTTTCTGGTCTTTACAACTCCAACCTAACCAAGGCTCTGGCATCAGGATCCACAGGTGTTTTAGCCATTGCAGCAACTTGTGCTGGCGCAGGTCTCATTGTTGGCACAGTCACCCTCACTGGGCTTGGCCTGAAATTTAGCTCCATCGTAATTCAGTACGCAGGTGGCTCATTACTTCTCACTACTATCTTCACGGCGCTTGTTGTTTGGATTGTCGGCCTTGCGGTTCCTGTAACCGCTTCTTACATCATTTGCGCAGTGATTGCCGCACCTGCCCTCATTAACTTGGGCGTTCCAGCATTCGCCGCCCATATGTTCATCTTTTACTACGCTGTATTGTCTGAGGTGTCCCCTCCTACTGCACTCTCTCCATTTGCAGCTGCCGCAATTTGTAAAGGCAACCCTTATAAAACCACTTTACAGACTTGGAAGTATGTTGCTCCAGCAATCTTGGTTCCCTTTATGTTTGTCTTAGACAAATCTGGGGTAAGCCTGCTATTGATGGGCTCTACTGACGCCCTAGAGAAAGCAGATTGGATGCAAATTGCTTGGGTGTCATTTACAGCTGTGGTTGGCATCATCTGCCTAGCCGGCGGCTTACAAGGCTGGTTTATTGAGAAGACCAAAGTTTTTGAACGCGTCATCATGGTGGCATCTGGCGTAGCGCTAGCTTATCCATCCACCGAAGCGGATCTCGTTGGTTTCATCGGCTTTGGCTTGGTAATCATCACTCAAACTATTCGCCATTTCAAACTACGACCTAAATCCGTATAA
- a CDS encoding TAXI family TRAP transporter solute-binding subunit codes for MKLLKIIALSFSFLWMSAQAQNISIATGGTGGVYYPMGGGLASVLSSKVPGMSATAEVTGGSVDNLNLIGSGKPYVGFSMADAAKDAQIGEGKFNGKKVDLRTLVVLYPNLMHVVTVDSTGIKSMKDLKGKRISTGAPGSATEVMAFRLLEAAGLDKDKDVKRERLSVAESVNAVKDRKIDAFFWVGGLPTAAVTDLANTPGTKIVMVDTDAEVAAMNKKYGNIYFAANIPKATYSGMTKDNKVAAVANILVVNASMPDDQAYKITKAIFDNKLDLVRTHQEYMNVSLDNQKAKASPVDFHPGALKYYKEKNIKVN; via the coding sequence ATGAAATTATTAAAAATCATTGCGCTCTCATTTAGCTTTTTATGGATGAGCGCTCAAGCGCAAAATATCTCCATCGCCACTGGTGGAACTGGCGGCGTTTACTACCCAATGGGCGGTGGTTTAGCCTCTGTGCTATCCAGCAAAGTTCCTGGGATGTCTGCAACAGCCGAAGTCACTGGCGGCTCTGTAGACAATCTCAATCTCATCGGCAGTGGCAAACCATATGTTGGCTTCTCTATGGCTGATGCCGCTAAAGATGCCCAAATTGGTGAGGGCAAGTTCAACGGCAAGAAAGTAGATCTCAGAACTTTAGTGGTTCTGTATCCAAACTTAATGCATGTAGTAACAGTTGACTCAACTGGCATTAAGTCTATGAAAGACCTCAAAGGCAAACGCATCAGCACTGGCGCCCCTGGAAGCGCTACAGAAGTAATGGCGTTCCGTTTGCTTGAAGCGGCTGGACTTGATAAAGATAAAGATGTGAAGCGCGAGCGTCTTAGCGTTGCCGAGTCTGTAAATGCTGTTAAGGATCGCAAAATTGATGCTTTCTTCTGGGTTGGAGGATTACCTACTGCAGCAGTAACTGACCTTGCTAATACCCCCGGAACCAAGATTGTGATGGTAGATACGGATGCCGAAGTTGCCGCCATGAATAAGAAGTACGGCAATATTTACTTTGCCGCCAACATTCCAAAAGCAACTTATAGCGGCATGACAAAGGACAACAAGGTAGCGGCCGTCGCCAACATTTTGGTTGTCAACGCTAGCATGCCAGATGATCAGGCCTACAAAATTACCAAAGCTATTTTTGACAACAAGCTGGATCTAGTTCGCACTCATCAAGAATATATGAATGTGAGCCTTGATAATCAGAAGGCAAAAGCATCGCCCGTTGACTTCCATCCAGGCGCCCTGAAGTACTACAAAGAGAAAAACATCAAAGTTAACTAA
- a CDS encoding dihydrodipicolinate synthase family protein yields MPLTLHPSTLPAVLSPVLTPFKADGNPDAQKLLKQCKWLESNGVGQAVFGTNSEANSMSAPQKMSTLTALVEGGLNPAHMMPGTGATSIDATVNMTRHAVNLKCAGVLMLPPFYYKDVTDDGLFAYFSEVIQKVGSDALQVYIYNIPPVTKINLSLSLLERLTKEYPKTVVGMKDSSGDWAYTESVIKLLAPTGFRVYAGSEVFLMRTLRAGGVGCISATANVNPHAIADLAAQWRESNADERQAGLDKVRSVFAKYQMIAGMKTAVAHFSNDSEWLRVRPPLMQLNSEQQAQLISELKQINFSMPGL; encoded by the coding sequence ATGCCCCTTACCTTGCATCCTTCCACATTGCCAGCAGTACTCTCACCAGTACTCACGCCATTCAAGGCCGACGGCAACCCAGATGCCCAAAAATTATTAAAGCAATGCAAATGGCTTGAATCGAATGGTGTTGGCCAAGCAGTATTTGGCACAAACTCCGAAGCGAACTCCATGTCAGCTCCGCAAAAAATGAGTACGCTCACGGCGTTGGTAGAAGGCGGCTTAAATCCAGCACATATGATGCCCGGCACTGGTGCTACCTCGATTGACGCTACAGTCAACATGACACGTCATGCAGTTAATCTGAAATGCGCTGGCGTATTAATGCTGCCTCCTTTCTATTACAAAGATGTAACAGATGATGGTCTGTTTGCTTACTTCTCTGAGGTGATTCAGAAAGTTGGTAGCGATGCGCTTCAGGTTTATATCTACAACATTCCACCCGTTACTAAAATTAACCTCAGCTTATCTTTGCTAGAGCGTTTGACAAAAGAGTATCCAAAGACTGTAGTAGGTATGAAAGATAGCTCTGGAGATTGGGCTTATACCGAATCCGTGATCAAGCTATTGGCGCCGACTGGTTTCCGTGTTTATGCGGGTAGCGAAGTATTCCTAATGCGCACTCTGCGTGCAGGCGGCGTAGGCTGCATCTCTGCAACAGCGAACGTCAATCCGCACGCGATTGCTGATCTGGCAGCACAGTGGAGAGAGTCTAATGCTGATGAGCGTCAAGCAGGCCTTGATAAAGTACGCAGCGTATTTGCTAAGTATCAAATGATTGCTGGCATGAAGACTGCTGTAGCGCATTTCAGCAATGATTCAGAGTGGTTGCGTGTTCGTCCGCCACTCATGCAGCTCAATTCTGAGCAACAAGCGCAGTTGATAAGCGAGTTAAAGCAAATCAACTTCAGTATGCCTGGTCTTTAA
- a CDS encoding 2-hydroxyacid dehydrogenase, with translation MIPVNSVLQVGYFPEIMQAEIDRRFSPTRHADPSAPPPPGNFEAILVRSNTKLPEALVKQIPTIRLVSTCGVGYDNLPSEYLKSKGIKATNTPGVLNDAVCELAIGMMLSLMRRIPESQEHVKSGAWAKGLFQLTTTLAGKKVGIVGMGRIGQDLAKRLEPFKVEIAYSGPNSKPVPYSYYPNIKDLASACDVLFLACPATPDTDNIVNAAVLEALGPSGFLINIARGSVVNESDLLYALQHKKLAGAALDVFNNEPNPNPEFLKLDNVLLTPHIGSATSETRVAMTKLAVDNLEAFFTQQPLLSEVHY, from the coding sequence ATGATTCCCGTCAATTCGGTGTTACAGGTCGGCTATTTCCCTGAAATTATGCAAGCGGAAATTGATCGACGCTTTAGCCCCACCCGACATGCAGACCCCTCTGCGCCACCCCCACCAGGCAATTTTGAAGCGATCCTAGTCCGCTCCAATACCAAACTGCCTGAGGCCTTGGTTAAGCAAATCCCAACAATTCGCCTTGTATCTACATGTGGCGTGGGTTACGACAACCTTCCCTCGGAGTACTTGAAGTCAAAAGGCATTAAGGCTACCAATACCCCAGGAGTTCTCAACGATGCCGTCTGCGAACTCGCTATTGGCATGATGCTCAGCCTGATGCGTCGCATTCCAGAGTCTCAAGAGCATGTCAAAAGCGGTGCTTGGGCAAAAGGACTCTTCCAATTAACTACCACGCTGGCCGGCAAAAAGGTTGGGATTGTGGGCATGGGTCGCATTGGTCAAGATCTCGCAAAACGCTTAGAGCCATTTAAGGTTGAGATAGCGTACTCTGGCCCAAACTCTAAACCAGTGCCGTACTCCTACTACCCAAATATAAAAGACCTGGCTAGCGCTTGCGATGTGCTTTTCCTAGCATGTCCCGCAACGCCAGATACGGACAATATAGTTAATGCTGCCGTTCTAGAGGCGCTGGGGCCAAGCGGATTTTTAATCAACATTGCCCGAGGAAGTGTTGTTAATGAGTCTGATCTTTTATATGCACTGCAACATAAAAAGCTCGCTGGCGCAGCACTCGATGTCTTTAACAACGAACCAAATCCAAATCCTGAGTTTCTAAAACTTGATAATGTCCTATTAACACCCCATATCGGTAGTGCTACCTCGGAAACACGGGTGGCAATGACCAAATTAGCAGTAGATAATTTAGAGGCTTTCTTTACACAACAACCACTTCTATCGGAAGTTCATTATTAA
- a CDS encoding 3-hydroxyacyl-CoA dehydrogenase family protein, which translates to MLFTPAETKVVVVGGGTMGADVAAVCARGGCAVQVVEPTTERRALLPDYFVNTMTELGYENRIHLLSVAGTLEEVDWSDIDLVIECVPERLDIKRELFAKLEKYAKPEAVLASNSTSFPISQIAEGLKTPARMIGLHFFMPAHLIPCVEVIYGAKTSPMVADSLTRLMTACGMVPVTVKKDLPGFLANRLQHALSREAFAMVDAGICTPEDIDKAVRYGFGFRYIAAGPAMQRDHAGLEIHAAGGTTIYPTLNNSATIAKCLSDRVESGKFGMKTGEGFYSWTSESIKAERERYQDALREGLKIIQKELPKIK; encoded by the coding sequence ATGTTATTTACCCCAGCAGAAACCAAAGTAGTTGTTGTGGGAGGCGGGACAATGGGTGCCGATGTGGCGGCGGTTTGTGCTCGCGGCGGTTGCGCAGTTCAGGTAGTAGAGCCAACAACAGAGCGTCGCGCTTTATTGCCCGATTATTTTGTCAACACCATGACCGAGTTGGGTTACGAGAATCGTATTCATTTGTTGTCAGTTGCTGGCACTCTTGAGGAAGTGGATTGGTCTGATATTGACTTGGTGATCGAGTGTGTGCCAGAGCGCTTAGATATTAAGCGCGAGTTATTTGCGAAATTGGAAAAATACGCAAAACCAGAAGCAGTATTAGCAAGCAATAGTACGAGCTTTCCAATTAGTCAAATTGCTGAAGGTTTAAAAACTCCAGCTCGTATGATCGGCCTACACTTTTTTATGCCAGCCCATTTAATTCCTTGTGTTGAAGTGATTTATGGCGCAAAAACATCGCCAATGGTTGCTGATAGTCTCACCCGTTTGATGACAGCATGCGGCATGGTTCCCGTTACAGTCAAAAAAGATTTGCCAGGCTTTTTAGCCAATCGTCTGCAACATGCTTTATCGCGTGAAGCATTTGCTATGGTAGATGCTGGCATTTGCACGCCGGAAGATATTGATAAAGCGGTGCGTTATGGCTTTGGCTTCCGCTATATCGCTGCAGGCCCAGCCATGCAGCGCGATCATGCCGGCCTTGAAATCCATGCGGCTGGCGGCACAACAATTTATCCTACCTTGAATAATTCAGCAACGATTGCGAAGTGCTTAAGTGATCGTGTTGAAAGTGGTAAGTTTGGTATGAAGACCGGCGAGGGTTTTTATTCTTGGACTTCTGAGTCTATTAAAGCAGAGCGTGAGCGCTATCAAGATGCCTTACGTGAAGGCCTGAAAATTATTCAGAAAGAATTGCCAAAAATTAAGTAA